AGGCCAAAGTGCCATCAGCGTCGCCAGTTGGGCGACTACCCTGATGGCACGCCTGAACCGTCGCCGTGATCTGGTGTTTGTTGATCAGCGTGGCACCGGCCGCAGTGCGCCGCTGGAATGTCCTGAACTCGAAAAAGCCGAAGAAGTTTTATCGCCGGAACAAAGAGTCAAAGTCACCGACGACTGCATGCGCCAGTTGCAAACCTTGCCTTATGGCGAGCTGCAATACTTTGGCACCAGCATTGCCATGCAGGATCTGGAGGCGGTACGCCTGAAGCAAGGCTATGGCCGTATCAATGTCGTCGGTGCTTCATATGGCACGCGTGCCGGGCTTGAATACCTGCGCCAGTTCCCGCAATCCGTGCGCCGCATCGTGCTCGATGGCGTGGTACCACCCAGCATGCGCCTGGCCAGTGCCGATGCACAAAAAGCGCTGGATGCCTTGTTCAGGGATTGCAACAAAGAAGCCGCCTGCAATGCCAGCTACCCTGACCTGGAGAACCGCTGGAAAAAACTGCTGGCCAGCCAGCCGCAAAAAATCAGTATCACGCACCCACGCATGGGTACACCCATAAAGACCGAGATGACGCGTGACAGTTTGTTGGGCCTGGTCCATAAAACTCTGTACAGCCCCAATTCTTTATCCGCTTTACCCTATGCGCTGACGCAGGCGGAACAGGGCAATTATGCGCCGCTGGTGACCATGACAGGTGCTACCAATTTGCCTGGCCCCGGTGGTATTTCTTACGGCATGCATTTCTCGGTCTGGTGCGGTGAAGCTTTCGCACAGTCGGCAAGTTTGCCTGCCAATGATGATTTTGAAAAACTCGTGGCTGATCAATACACCCAGACTTGCAAAAAATGGCCGCGTAGCGAAATACCCGCAGACTTTTTCAAGGTGCCCGCCTCAGCTTCGCCCGCCCTGTTGCTCAGCGGTGGCCTTGATCCCGTCACGCCCACCAGGTATGGTGATGAAGTTGCCAAGGCGCTGGGCCCGAATGCCCGTCATGTCGTCATAGAAAATACTGGTCACGGTTTGTTGGCCCAAGGCTGCATACGCGATGTAGTACACCGTTTTTTAAATGCCAAAGAAGACAGCGAAGCCGTCAAGGTCGATACCACCTGCGTGCGCCAGATACCACGTGCGCTGGCCTGGCAGGCACCGGTGCCGCCCGCTGCCAGCAAAGCGGGCAAGGAGGCCAAGCCATGATTATCGTCAATGACTTGCACAAAGAATTTGTGCGCCTCGGCAAATCCTCAGGCAATGCTTTTGTCAATGCTGCACGCAGCCTGGGCTTGATGAAAAAAACCAGTGAAGTGGTGAAGGCTGTTGATGGCGTCAGCTTCAGCGCCAGCGATGGCTGCATTACCGGTTTGCTGGGTGCAAATGGCGCAGGCAAAACCACCACGCTGCGCATGATCGCCGCACTCTTGCAATCCGATGAAGGACAGATCATGGTCGATGGCACAGCTGTCAAGGCCGGTACTTCATCGACGCAGTCACACATGGGGGTTTTGTCAGATGCCCGTGGCCTCTATCCGCGCCTGACCGCAAGGGAAAATATCCATTACTATGGCCTGCTGCATGGCATGGACACTGCCCATGCAGAACAGCGCACCAGGCAGTTGTCGCAATGGCTGGATATGGACAAATTGCTGGACCGCCGCACCGATGGTTTCAGCCAGGGTGAACGTATGAAAACCGCGCTCGCAAGAGCTCTGGTGCATGATCCCAAGAACATCATTCTGGATGAACCCACCAACGGTCTGGACGTCGTCGCTACCCGCGCGCTGCGGGAATTTTTGCGCTTCCTGCGCTCGCCAGAAGGTGGTGGCAAGTGCATCATCTTTTCCACTCACATCATGCAAGAGGTAGAGCGCCTGTGCGACCAGGTTGTCATCGTTGCCCAGGGCAAGGACGTGGCGCATGGCACGGTAGAAGAATTGCTGGCGCAATCCGGTGAAGATAATTTTGAAGATGCCTTCGTCAAACTGGCATTCCTGCATCCGCAAAAATCCCTGACAGGAGTGAATTGATGAAAGCCACTTTAGCAATCCTGCGCAAGGAATTGCGTGATGCCTTGCGTGACCGCCGCACCCTGATGGTAGCCCTGATCAGCTCATTGCTGGGCGTGCCACTGATGCTGCTGATTTTTTCGGTCGTGCTGACCCAGGTTGAATCGCAGGAAGAAAAACGTACCGTCCTCGTCAAAGGTATAGAACATGCACATGGCCTGGAAAATTTCATCCTGCGTCAGGGTTATCAAATCAAGACCGCGCCTGATGATTATGCGGCCAAATCGCAAAGCAAGGAACTTGACCAGCCCGTCTTGCTGATCCCCGATGACTTTGATGAGAAGCTGGCATCAGGTGGCAGGGGTGTTCTGGAAATAGCCTTTGATACCTCAAACCGCCAGGCAGAATTTGGTGTACGTCCCCTGCGCCGTTTGCTGGATGGCTATTCGCAGGAACTGGCTACATTGGGGCTGGCCATGCGTGGCGTGTCGCTGGAATTACTGCAGCGCCTGGACATACGCGAACGTCACATCAAAAAACCGGAAGAACGCAAGGCCACCATCACCACCATGCTGCCCATGATGGTCTTGATGGCCATCGTCCTTGGTGGCATGTATGCCGCGATTGATACGACTGCTGGTGAACGCGAACGCGGTTCGCTCGAGCCATTGATGATGAACCCAGTCAGTGGCTGGCAACTGACTATAGGCAAATGGGGCGCGGTCGCGATTGTTGGTATGGGCGTGGTGGTGCTGACCATCTTCAGCTTCTTTCCTTCGCAATGGCTGATCCATAATGAAACCCTGCGTGCTGAATTCCAGTTCAATTTCAAGGATGCCATGGGCTTCTTACTGGTCTTGCTGCCGCTGGCCGCCAGCGTCGCCGCGATACAGATTGCTATTTCACTGGACTGCAAAAGCTATAAAGAAGCCCAGGTACGCAACCAGATGGTGACCATGTTTATCCCCTTTGTATCTCTGGTACCTATCCTGTTCCCTGGCCGCGAGCCTTCCTGGTTCCAGTGGGTGCCGGTGCTGTCACAAAACCAGATGATGAACCAGGTGTTGAAAGGTGAAACCCTGAGTGTCGTCGCAGTTGGCATCGCCTTTCTGGTGTGTGCCCTGATGAGCCTGGTCAGCCTGGCGTATATCTCACAAAAAATGCGCAGGGTGGTGATGCATTAAAACTGGCAGATCAGGTGACTGATCAAAGTTTCTGTTCATTCAGCAGGTCACACAGCCGACAACAAAAAAGCGCACAATGTGCGCTTTTTTGTTGTTCACTTCGTTTACTTCATTTGCTTACCTGGCTTGCATATTCGCCGATTTGAGCAATTTGATATTGCGCCATGGCTGCATGCTCTTGTCGCGGATAGGTGAACCTTCCAGCGGTGGTGGTGCAGGGCTGAAGCCTGCGGCTGGGCAGGACCCTGTGCTGGCATAGGTCAGCGCAGCAGACAGGCGTGATTCGCTTTGATTGCCCAGATCATGATTCAAGTCATCAGATACTTTGCACAAGGGTGAGAAACCATTCGTGAAGTCGCCCTGACCTGCTGCATTGACGCCAGCAAACTGAATCGCAAAGTAGGCTGTCTTGCAGTTATTGGTCTGGACGAAGCCATAAGGCTTGCCGCAGGTAGTATCACCAATCAAAATGACTTGCATGAAAGGTTTCAGACCATTGATGATGGATTCGCTGGCTGAGCAGGTACCACTGCCAGTCAGGATGAACACCCTTGGCAGGTTCAGTTGCGGCAAGAGACGGTTGTTGGTGTCCGTGTCATAGAAGTAAGAGACATTATCTGCTGTCAGGTCGGTATGCTTGTCGTTGAACTGCAATTGTTCAAACACTTTGTTAACAACCTTGGAACCGGCAATCATGGTCGATAATTCATTGGCGATATACAGGTAGCCACCGCCGTTGTAGCGCAGATCAAGTACCAGGTCATCAACACGTGCATTCTGGAACTTGCGCATCGCGGTTACCAAAGGTGCCTCTGCCGTGCGGATGTGATCTGTGAAGACCATATAGCCTATCTTCTTACCATTCACGTTCAGTATCTGGTCTAGCAGTACGGGGGCTGTTGTGACGGTGGTGGATGTCATGCTCACCAGGCGGCTGCTTGCTGCATTGGTATCCTGCACCCTGAAGCTATGGGTTTCGGTTTTAGATGGAAACAGGGCATCGTATTGTGCATTGCTCAACGAGCCGCCCAGGTCCGTGCTGTCAACACTGACCAGTGTCGTGCCGCGCTTCAACTGCGCAATGTCAGCGGGAGAGCCAGGTTGAACGTAGCGCACACGTATCTTGCTGCCTTCACGCACCAGGCTATAGCCATAACTGACATCTTCACCAGACTGGAAATAATCATCTATGCTGCCCTGTGCATCAGTGAAGCTGAACCTGTCCTTGGATTTGACAATCAGTGCGTCAAAGTAACTGGCGGGTGTGCTGTAGTTGGCGGCAGGTACATTGACGATATCGCGATACCACAGATAGACATCATCAAGGTGGGCGCGTACCCAGCTCTTTTCGCCATTCGGTGTACAGATATTCGCCAGGCTGTCGGGTGAACCATAGATGCCTGTCGTACCCGGGGCGATCAGTGAAGAGTTAATCGGGTTACCACTGACACCGATGAGGTCACGGGCAGCCGAGGTGGAGGTGCTGGTGACTGCGGCGGCAATCGCCATGGTCTTGGTGATATTGTCTTCCAGAGTCAGATAGCTCAGGCCCTGTTGTACCGCAAAATAATTGGCGATATCAAGTTTGTTGTTCAGCAGACTGGTGACCCAGCCCCAGGTGGCGTCATTTGCGTATTCGCGGGCCGATACCAGGATAGCCCTGACCATGCTGCCCTTGGGCGTGCCGTTTTTGAGCTGACTGGACCAGTAATCGATTTCTGCCGCATTTGGTGCAGTAGTGCCAGTGCGACCCAGCACATTTTTATAAATGATGCGGATGAAGTCGTCATTGCTCATGCCGCTGGAATACCCGGTCAGAGCAGGAGACTGTAGTGCAACCAGATAAAAACTTTCAGCAATTTGCGCTTCGGTCATGCCTGCCTGTACCTGGTCTATCCAGTAAGCCAGGCCATCAGCATCGGGCACGCGGTTAAAGAAGGCCACGTACAGGTCGATCAGATTGTTCAGACTGGTGACTGAAAGTGCTGCAGCCTTGTCGCCTATGCGCAGATTGACGCGAAAATCACTGAATTGCAGGGTCGTCGTCGTTACAGGTGCAGTGACAGGTGCCGTACCGCCGAGGGTATCGACAATCACATAAGTGGACCCTTGCCTTGTAATGGTATAGTTTTGGCGCTTACCAGTGAAGCTCAGGATATCGGCAGCGGTTGCTGCTTGTATGACTGGTGCCGGTGACAATGGTGGCACGGCGGCTGCCTGTTTGGCATCCTGGTTACTGCCACCACCACAGGCAGCGAGGATCAGGCTCACTGCTGACAAGGCGAACAGGTTTTTACCGCTGGACTTAAAACGCAACATGGTGATTCCACTATCTGATGACGAACGTCGATTCTAGAATAAATAGGTAGAATGTCAATTCGAATTGAAAAATTTTGTTAAAAACTTGCTTGCCCCCACATCATATATTACTCCACATGGTTTTGTACGTATGAAAACACGCTGCAATTGGGCTAACCCCTCTAACCCCCTGTACCTGCACTATCATGATCATGAATGGGGTGTGCCCTGTCATGATGAAGTGCGCCTGTTTGAAATGCTCAATCTTGAGGGCGCACAAGCCGGTCTCAGTTGGGAAACCATACTCAACAAGCGCGAAAATTATCGCCTGGCCTTTGATAACTGGGATGCCAAAAAAATCGCTGCCTATGATGATGAAAAAGTCGCCTCACTGCTGGCTAATGCCGGCATCGTCAGGAACCGTTTAAAAGTCGCTGCTGCGATTACCAATGCCAAGGCTTACCTGCGTTTGTGTGAAGAGCAAGGCAGCCTGGATGCTTATCTGTGGGCCTTTGTGAATGGCAAGCCCATCGTCAATAGCGGTGAACGTATTATTACGACAGAATTGTCGGACCGTATTTCCAAGGATCTGCTCAAGCGTGGCTTCAAATTTGTTGGCTCGACGATTATCTATGCGTATATGCAGGCAATAGGCATGGTGAATGACCATGCTGCTGATTGCGCCTGGCGCAAGACCAAAGGCAAGAAGTAAATTCTGATAAAAGAGTATCCAGTTTTGCGAGCGCTTGCCGGACGGGAGGTATTTGTGCCCTGGTACAAGCTCTGGTATCGTTCGTCATCAATTGAAAGTGTCAAAAAATGAAGCAAGCTATTCTTAAACCAGTCTTGTTCGCAACTTGCCTGAGTCTGATGATTACCGTCACCGCCAATGCAGAAATCTATAAGTGGGTTGATGCAAATGGCAAGACCCATTATTCCGAGAAAAAGGATGATGCGGGCAAAGCCAAAGTTGAAGAGGTAAAAGTCAATGCCGGTGAAGGTAAGGCTTCTGCCGCACCGAGCTGGCAAGAACAGGAAATAGAGTTTCGCAAACGGCAGGCAGAGAAGCAGGCAAAGCAAGCCAAAGAACCAGTGCTGAAGCCTAAAGAACCGTCGCCTTTTGTTCCCGGTAACGAGCCTGAAACCAATGAATCACGTTGTGCGATGGCTAAAGCGATTTTGAGTGGCAAGCTGGTTCATACTAACAATAACAAGACTGACGCAAACGACAAGGCAATTGCCGAGAGAGACGTGAGTACCTATTGTCGCTAGGGATTTATTCAAATAAGAACACAAAAAGCCCATGCAACTGGGTTTTCAGTTTTTGGTATGCAATAATACTTATGCCTGCCTGGTATTATTCGGCTGCTGCGCCAATGACTGTAAAGGTGATGGTGTCGTCGTCGCAATATCCCGCAACTCCGGCGGCACGGCAACCCTTACAGGCTTGCTGTGCATATTGGTGGCTGACAAGACATTGCCCTGAACTTCCGGGCTGGCATTCCAGACTGGGTCAGCGATACTTTCAAAGACAGACTTCAACTGCTGGCCCCAGGTATTTCGTATCATCTGGAAATACTGGTTCTTTTCATCTATCGTGACGAAATGGGTGACGGCCAGTTTATTGTTTTCATATACCAGCAAATCCAGCGGCAAACCAACAGACACGTTAGAACGCAGGGTAGAGTCCATCGAGATCAACGCGCACTTGGCTGCCTCGTCAAGCGGGGTCGCCGGGGTGACCACGCGATCGACAATGGGTTTGCCATACTTGGCTTCACCAATCTGGAAATAGGTATTTTCATTATGTGATTCGATGAAATTACCAGCAGAATAAATCTGGAACAGACGGCAACGCTCCCCCTTGATCTGGCCACCAAAGATCAGGCTGACGTTAAAGTCTATGCCAAACTCAGACAAGGATTTTGCATCGCGATGATATACCGTGCGCACGGCTTCACCCAGTATGCGGGCAGCCTCATACATATTCGCTGCAGTCCAGATACTGTTGCCATTGGCATCCACATGGTCAGACACCAGTTGACGTATGGATTGTGAAATCGACAAGTTACCAGCTGTCATCAGCACCATGGTGCGGTCGCCAGGGTTTTCAAACACCGACATCTTGCGGAAGGTGCCTACCTGATCAACACCTGCATTGGTGCGTGAGTCGGAGAGAAACACCAGCCCGGCGTCCAGGCGCATGCCAATACAGTAAGTCATAGTGCAGAGTTTTGATCCATAGAAACTAGAATTCTACCCGAAACCGGAGCATTGAAATACGCTTGTCACATTTGTATGCAATGCCTGTAACAATTGAACAGGGCCCAAATCATGGACACATTCGTGGACACGTTCATGGTCGTATGCATGAACGTATTCATACTTTATCGCGGCGTTACCTGCACCGTTACACTCAGGGTTTCCAGCCCGCCGCCACGGCGCACGCCGCGTACCGGCGCTGCTGAATCATAATCACGCCCTATAGCCAGGCGGCAATAGGAATCTGTCATCAAAACGGCATGCGTGGCATCCACGCTGACCCAGCCACTATAGTCGGCGTCTTCTACCCACACATCGACCCAGGCATGGCTGTCGGCATGACCAGTGGATTCCGGGTCAATATAACCAGAAACGTAGCGTGCCGGTATGCCACGGGCATGGCAGCAGGCCAGCATGATGTGGGCATGGTCCTGGCAGACGCCTCGGCCCAGCAACAGGGCATCGCTGGCACTGGTTGTGACGATGGTTGCACCAGTCTGGTACTCGACTGCACCACGAATGTGCGACGCCAGATTAAGCAGTGCAGCCGTGCTGGTCTTGCCGCTATCAGGCAAGTGCTTCTGCGCAAAGTCCATGATGACCGGCACGGGTTCTGTCAGCCTCGTAGGGACGGTAAATACCAATGGCGAAAAGGTGTCAGAGTCGGTGATGCGGCCTTGATAAGGTGTTGTCAGTTCGACTATTCCTTCGGCGATGATGGCAAGCTCGTGGTGCTGACCCGTAATGGTCAGGGTATGTGCCTGATTGCCATAGGCGTCGATATAGGCATGCCTTTGTCCGGAACTCTTGATCTGCCATGAAATCGCATGCTGGTGCAGCTCGGCACGCGGTGTCAGGCGCAATTGCTGTATGGTGTAGGTCACCGGGGCCGAATAACGGTAGATGGTCTCGTGACGTATAAAAAGTTGCATGATATTTTTCTCAAGCCGCCAGCGGCACCAGGAAATCGCGGCTGACGCGGTTACCCAGATCGAAAATATTTTCCAGGAAACGCGTCAGATTGTCATGCAAACCTTCTGCCAATATCTCTTCGATGCGGGCAAATTGCAATTCTGCATGCAGCTTACCAGCAAAACGCTCGGTGTCGGCAGACACATCATTACGCACTTCCTTGAGGTTGGCGACTACCTCATCCATGCAGGCCAGCAGTGAACGCGGCATGTCACCACGCAGCATCAGCAATTCTGCCACCCGCTCTGGCGTAATGACATCGCGATACACCTTGCGGTAAATTTCAAAACCGGAGACTGAACGCAGCAGCGCTGCCCAGTAATAGAAATCCCTTTGCAGGCTGTCATTGCCGCGCCCGCTTTCCTTGGCACCATGGAACTTCACATCCAGTATCCTTGCGGTATTGTCGGCGCGCTCTATGAAGGTACCCAGGCGTATGAAATGCACCGCCTCATCCTTGAGCATGGTGCCCAGCGTTACGCCACGTGACAGATGCGAGCGGTATTTGACCCATTCAAAAAACTGGCTGGGGTCGTTTTCCAGTATCGTGTCTGACAATCTTTCCTGCATGTCCAGCCAGGTGGCGTTCTGGGTTTCCCATACCTCGGTTGTCAGTGTGCCGCGTACTGCGCGGGCATTTTCACGCGCTTCCTTCAGGCAGGAGGCTATCGAGGATGGGTTCATCGGGTCCCTGACCATGAAGTCCAGCACATCCTTTTTCGTCAGCAAACCGTATTGATGGTCAAAGGCAGACTGCAATTCAGAGATGCCCAGCATGGCACGCCAGCCACGCTCAGCATCCTCAGCAGACTGTGGCAACATCGAAGTCTGGATATTCACATCCAGCATACGGGCAGTATTTTCTGCGCGCTCGGTATAGCGCGCCATCCAGAACAAATGATCAGCGGTACGGCTCAGCATGGTATTTCTCCTGATTTAATTTTCTAATATCCAGGTATCTTTGGTTCCGCCACCCTGTGAAGAATTCACCACCAGCGAACCTTCCTGCAAGGCCACCCGCGTCAAGCCGCCAGGCACCATGGAGATGGTTTTGCCAGACAAAACAAAGGGGCGCAAATCTATATGGCGCGGGGCGATGCCGCTTTCAACAAAGGTAGGGCAGGCTGACAATGCCAGCGTAGGCTGGGCGATATAACCATCAGGCTTGGCCAGCAAGCGCTGACGAAAATCTTCTATCTGTGCCTTGGTTGAAGCCGGGCCCACCAGCATGCCGTAACCACCGGCACCATGTACTTCCTTGACCACCAGATCGCCCAGATTTGCCAGGGTATAAGACAGGTCATCTGGTTTGCGGCACTGGTAAGTTGGCACGTTATTCAGGATCGGTTCTTCCGTCAGGTAAAACCTGACCATGTCCGGCACGAATGGGTAGATCGATTTATCATCCGCGACGCCCGTGCCTATCGCATTCGCCAGCGTTACGCGTCCAGCACGATACACCGACAGCAAGCCCGGCACACCCAGAGAAGAATCAGGCCGGAAAGCCAGCGGATCAAGAAAATCATCATCAATACGGCGGTAAATCACATCCACCCGTTTTGGCCCACGCGTGGTGCGCATGAAGACCGCATTGTCATTGACAAACAAGTCCTTGCCTTCTACCAGCTCAACACCCATCTGCTGAGCCAGGAAGGCATGTTCGAAATAAGCCGAGTTATACATGCCCGGCGTCATGACTACCACTGTAGGGTTATCCACCCCCATGGGCGCGACTGAACGCAGGTTATCCAGCAACATGTCAGGATAATGATCAACCGGCGCAATCTTGTTACGTGCAAACAGCTCAGGAAAAAGCCGCATCATCATCTTGCGGTCTTCCAGCATGTAAGACACACCAGACGGCACCCGCAAATTGTCTTCCAGTACGTAGAATTCACCCTCGCCAGCCCGCACAATATCCACACCCGCAATATGGGCATAAATATCAGAAGCGACTGAAATACCCTGCATTTCAGGCCGATATTGGGCATTTTTATAGATTTGCTCGGCAGGGATGATGCCCGCCTTGATGATATTCTGGTCGTGATAAATATCATGGATAAACATGTTCAGCGCCTGCACCCGTTGCGCCAGGCCCTTTTGCAACTGCGCCCACTCACCCGCATGGATAATGCGCGGGATGATGTCAAACGGGATCAACCGCTCAGTACCCGCATCGTCGCCATACACCGCAAAGGTAATGCCCACCCTCCGAAAACTCAGGTCAGCCTCGGCCCGCTTGCGTTTCAATCTCTCGGCAGGCTGCTGTGCCAGCCAGTTGCAAAACTCACGGTAATGTTCCCGCGTCAATTCTCCGCCCGCGCCACCATTTACAGCGGCATCGTAGGCATGCATTTCATTGAAAAACTTGGCCATGTTCTAGTCTCGTGGTTACGGTTCCAATACAGCATATCAAGAAACGTGCCAGATAACACTGTGGCTAACCGTAGCGTGGTTTTTTTGTTGCGATCAAGCGGTGACGTTTGCATGTGTCTTGCTTTCGCACGCTGGTAAGCTGGTTTAGCTGACAATAGTACAATACTTATTTTTATCATGGTTCAACCTATATACTGGGACAACAAACATGGGAACATACATTAGCGTAAGAGGCTGGATCGCATGTCATGAAGAGAGTGTTCCTCAAATCAAGGCAGTCATTTCATCTTTCATTGTCAGAGCAGAGGACTACGGATTTGACGCTGAGCTTGCCGAAATGTATAACCAGGGATGGGTGATTCCAGATACGCATATCAATTGGACGCATTATATTTTTTACGGTGCGGATATTCGCATTCAGCGTCTCGGCTACATACGAGATCAATTAAAAACGCTGTCGAAAGAAATAAAATATTCAGAAGACGAGATAAGTATCAATCTGACAGGGATATTTCACGCAGACCATGAAGATGGGACTGAGAGCTATGTCTGGAAATTAGCTGATGGTGAGTTTCATGAGGAAAAACAAATAATTGCACTGTCGCTTTATGGCGATCCTAGTTGAAAGAACGGAGATATTTACCTGTCCAGATATTTCATCGCGACTACAAATACTGAGCTCAATTAAGAAAATCATATTCAAATTCTTGCGTCTTTAAATAATAGGCGGATTCAAGCTCGAAGTGCAACCCTGTGTTAGTGCGATTGTATCTGAGCCATAAAAACTTCGTGCGGTGTTTTGTAGCCAAGACATTTTCTAGGTCGATGATTCAAGTAGTCCATAGCGTCAGTCATGTCTTGCGTTGTGATAGATTCAAAACACATTTTCTTCGGAAAAAACTGCCGTATTAAACCATTCATGTTTTCGTTAGCGCCGCGCTCCCAAGAGCAATAAGGATGGGCAAAGAAATACTGCACATTGAGGCTCTGAGCAATACGTTCATGCTGAGCAAATTCCTTACCATTGTCGGTCGTCAACGTATGCACTAATTCAGAAAAAGGCGCTAGCAAAGAGATAATGGTATCCGTCACCGCCTCAGCAGTTTTGCGGGTCACTTTTTCTAGCAAGGTGTAGCGCGATTTGCGCTCATTGAGCGTGACCAGCGCTTGCTGGTGATTCGCGCCGACAACAAGATCACCCTCCCAG
This is a stretch of genomic DNA from Undibacterium sp. KW1. It encodes these proteins:
- a CDS encoding circularly permuted type 2 ATP-grasp protein encodes the protein MAKFFNEMHAYDAAVNGGAGGELTREHYREFCNWLAQQPAERLKRKRAEADLSFRRVGITFAVYGDDAGTERLIPFDIIPRIIHAGEWAQLQKGLAQRVQALNMFIHDIYHDQNIIKAGIIPAEQIYKNAQYRPEMQGISVASDIYAHIAGVDIVRAGEGEFYVLEDNLRVPSGVSYMLEDRKMMMRLFPELFARNKIAPVDHYPDMLLDNLRSVAPMGVDNPTVVVMTPGMYNSAYFEHAFLAQQMGVELVEGKDLFVNDNAVFMRTTRGPKRVDVIYRRIDDDFLDPLAFRPDSSLGVPGLLSVYRAGRVTLANAIGTGVADDKSIYPFVPDMVRFYLTEEPILNNVPTYQCRKPDDLSYTLANLGDLVVKEVHGAGGYGMLVGPASTKAQIEDFRQRLLAKPDGYIAQPTLALSACPTFVESGIAPRHIDLRPFVLSGKTISMVPGGLTRVALQEGSLVVNSSQGGGTKDTWILEN